One genomic segment of Flagellimonas marinaquae includes these proteins:
- a CDS encoding sulfite exporter TauE/SafE family protein, translating to MLLSAFSDISVTAWAMAATAAFLMGVSKAGLKGMSIFNVTLMALAFGSRASTGLFIPLLIVGDVFAVVYYNRHTQWKYIIKFIPWMILGILAGVFIGKDLPEREFKWGMVVVIFISLGMLIWWDRRKSKKVPTHWLFSGSMGVLAGICTMIGNLAGAFTNIFFLAMRLPKNEFVGTAAWLFFITNLFKLPFHVFVWKTISADSLLINLRLLPAIGGGLILGVFLVKKINEKNYKRFILIVTAIGAVAILFK from the coding sequence ATGCTTCTCTCTGCTTTTTCCGATATATCTGTTACTGCTTGGGCCATGGCCGCTACAGCGGCTTTTTTAATGGGTGTTTCCAAGGCCGGACTTAAAGGGATGTCCATTTTTAATGTAACCCTTATGGCATTGGCTTTCGGTTCGCGTGCATCTACGGGGCTCTTTATTCCCTTGTTGATCGTGGGCGATGTTTTTGCCGTGGTCTATTACAACCGGCATACCCAATGGAAATACATTATAAAATTTATTCCATGGATGATCTTGGGGATCTTGGCCGGGGTATTTATTGGAAAAGATCTGCCAGAGCGCGAATTTAAATGGGGCATGGTGGTAGTGATATTTATTAGTTTGGGGATGCTGATCTGGTGGGATCGCAGGAAGTCCAAAAAGGTCCCTACCCATTGGTTGTTTTCCGGCTCCATGGGCGTTTTGGCGGGGATTTGCACCATGATTGGGAATTTGGCGGGAGCATTTACCAATATTTTCTTTTTGGCCATGCGATTGCCAAAAAATGAATTTGTGGGCACGGCGGCATGGCTGTTTTTTATTACCAACCTGTTTAAACTGCCTTTTCATGTTTTTGTTTGGAAAACAATCTCGGCAGATAGCCTATTGATTAATTTGAGATTATTGCCGGCAATTGGAGGCGGTTTGATCTTAGGTGTTTTTTTGGTGAAGAAGATCAACGAAAAAAATTACAAACGCTTTATTTTGATCGTAACCGCGATTGGTGCCGTGGCGATTTTGTTTAAGTGA
- the arfB gene encoding alternative ribosome rescue aminoacyl-tRNA hydrolase ArfB: protein MDKKQIHRELQFKAMRSSGAGGQHVNKVSSKVELTFNISTSQGLSDREKQRILLKLQSRLTQDSALILQCDEARSQHRNKDLVVKRFFDILKNALIIPKKRKATKPTKTSKEKRLKSKKKTAEKKISRKRPDLGN, encoded by the coding sequence TTGGACAAAAAACAAATTCATAGGGAACTTCAGTTCAAGGCCATGCGAAGCAGTGGTGCCGGTGGGCAACACGTAAACAAAGTTTCTTCGAAAGTGGAACTCACTTTTAATATTTCTACTTCGCAAGGACTATCCGATAGGGAAAAACAACGGATACTTCTTAAACTACAATCCCGACTTACCCAAGATAGCGCTTTAATTTTGCAATGCGACGAAGCTCGCAGTCAACACCGCAACAAAGACCTTGTAGTCAAACGTTTTTTCGACATTCTAAAAAATGCATTGATAATCCCTAAAAAGCGAAAAGCGACCAAACCCACCAAAACTTCTAAAGAAAAACGGTTAAAGTCCAAAAAGAAAACCGCAGAGAAAAAGATATCCCGTAAGCGTCCCGATTTGGGAAACTGA
- the mscL gene encoding large-conductance mechanosensitive channel protein MscL produces the protein MGFLKEFKDFAMKGNLVDIAVGFVMGAAFKEVVSSFTGGIVSPLIGLLFNSDFNDLKYVITEGTPNDAGEIVGEIAVLYGSFLTNVIDFIIVAFVMFLIVKGVNKMKKKEEPAPEAPKGPSQEELLAEIRDLLKK, from the coding sequence ATGGGATTTTTAAAAGAGTTTAAAGACTTTGCAATGAAAGGAAACCTGGTGGATATCGCCGTTGGTTTCGTTATGGGTGCTGCTTTTAAAGAAGTAGTGTCATCTTTTACCGGAGGAATTGTTTCTCCTTTGATCGGATTATTGTTCAACTCAGATTTCAACGATTTGAAATATGTGATCACTGAAGGCACACCAAATGATGCCGGAGAAATTGTAGGCGAAATTGCCGTATTGTACGGTTCGTTCTTAACCAATGTTATCGATTTTATTATCGTTGCATTTGTTATGTTCCTTATTGTAAAAGGCGTAAACAAAATGAAGAAAAAAGAGGAACCTGCGCCAGAAGCTCCGAAAGGACCGTCCCAAGAGGAACTCTTGGCCGAAATCCGCGATTTGTTGAAAAAATAA
- a CDS encoding M14 family metallopeptidase, whose amino-acid sequence MISKTKSLKTLLYSTVLFLFCAAFSIAQNVPKPEDVFGFKLGADYKLADYSQIEDYLMKLDNASSRVKMQEIGETVLGRKMYIVFVSSEENLAQLDKWKDISTKLARVQVGEQEAVKLSEEGKAIVWVDGGIHSTELAGTQVTPEMAYTLATSETEEMKKIRNNVITIIMPNMNPDGLDIVADWYRKNLGTPYETSRPPILYHYYMGHDNNRDWFMNNLPETYNVTKILYNEWYPQIVFNHHQTSPSWTKISIPPYADPVNPRIHPAITSGVSEVGSAMSKRFSLENMPGAIADNFYTMFWNGGARTVPYYHNMIGILTETGHASPTPRYYDPEKLPKTVAGGTPTDGTDIMYPDPWKGGESHFRDAVDYMLTATWATLDLAADRKSNYLYNIYKMGKSSVDKGKTEGLYAYIIGKEQWDSFEAVNLVNVLLRGGIEVQRATKDFTVNGVEYEKGSYLIYTAQAFRPYLLDLMEKQNYPTRFQYPGGPPDTPYDLAGWTLPMQMGIEVAKIEKPFKAPTEKVSGLVNYYEGTLNRNGSFGYALNVNTNASVIATNKILKAGGTAHKSMTEFKAGKKTFPAGSYIVSGDKELMESLADEFGLEFTGLSAKPEVQLKKIHLPKVGLYKSWVANMDEGWTRFIMDEYEFDMDTLHDADIKTKDLSQYDAIIIPSQRASSILHGHNTMSMPEKFTGGIGLKGTLALSNYVEEGGTLIAFDAASDFVIEQFGLPLRDAVKGADNNDFFIPGSLIKAGVDTSHPLAFGMKDTVAVSFNRSRAFTINKQRKTGEGGKEDIKDAPAPEVEVIVNYAAKDLLMSGWAMGEDRYIAKKPAMVKAKYGKGAAILFAFRPQFRAQPRGTYKLIFNAIYEGASE is encoded by the coding sequence ATGATTTCTAAAACTAAAAGCTTAAAAACACTACTGTACTCCACCGTTTTGTTTTTGTTCTGTGCTGCATTTTCAATAGCCCAGAATGTTCCCAAACCAGAAGATGTATTTGGATTTAAATTAGGTGCCGATTATAAATTGGCTGATTATTCACAGATCGAAGATTACTTGATGAAGCTGGACAATGCTTCCAGCAGGGTAAAAATGCAAGAGATCGGTGAGACTGTTTTAGGTCGCAAAATGTATATTGTTTTTGTTTCCTCGGAAGAAAACTTGGCACAGTTGGATAAATGGAAGGATATCAGCACCAAATTGGCGCGCGTGCAAGTGGGCGAACAAGAAGCCGTAAAATTGTCCGAAGAAGGAAAAGCCATTGTTTGGGTGGATGGCGGTATCCACTCTACGGAACTGGCAGGTACACAAGTTACTCCGGAAATGGCATACACCTTGGCCACTTCCGAAACAGAGGAAATGAAAAAGATAAGGAATAATGTGATTACCATTATTATGCCCAATATGAACCCCGATGGTCTGGATATCGTCGCTGATTGGTACCGTAAAAACTTGGGGACACCTTACGAAACATCTCGCCCCCCGATTCTTTACCACTATTATATGGGGCACGACAATAACCGTGATTGGTTTATGAACAACCTACCGGAAACCTACAATGTTACCAAAATACTGTACAACGAGTGGTACCCGCAGATTGTTTTTAATCATCATCAGACTTCACCATCTTGGACCAAGATTTCCATTCCTCCCTATGCCGACCCAGTAAACCCAAGAATACATCCGGCAATTACATCAGGAGTAAGCGAAGTTGGTTCTGCCATGTCCAAACGTTTTTCTTTGGAAAATATGCCCGGAGCCATTGCCGATAACTTTTATACAATGTTCTGGAACGGTGGAGCACGTACCGTGCCCTATTACCATAATATGATCGGTATTTTGACCGAAACAGGGCATGCCTCCCCCACACCACGATATTACGACCCTGAGAAATTGCCCAAGACCGTAGCCGGAGGAACACCTACCGATGGCACCGACATTATGTACCCAGACCCATGGAAAGGTGGAGAGTCCCATTTTAGGGATGCTGTTGATTATATGTTGACCGCAACATGGGCTACTTTGGACCTTGCTGCCGACCGTAAGAGCAACTACCTGTACAACATCTACAAAATGGGTAAATCTTCTGTCGATAAAGGCAAAACAGAAGGTCTGTATGCTTACATTATCGGTAAAGAACAATGGGATTCCTTTGAGGCCGTAAATTTGGTAAATGTTTTGCTCAGAGGCGGAATCGAAGTCCAAAGAGCCACCAAGGATTTTACGGTGAACGGTGTAGAATACGAAAAAGGTTCTTACTTAATCTATACCGCACAGGCGTTTAGACCGTACTTGCTAGACCTCATGGAAAAGCAAAACTACCCCACCCGCTTTCAATATCCGGGCGGTCCTCCGGACACCCCTTATGATTTGGCAGGATGGACATTGCCCATGCAAATGGGAATTGAGGTCGCTAAAATAGAAAAGCCTTTTAAAGCACCTACCGAAAAAGTATCGGGCTTGGTTAACTATTACGAAGGTACCTTAAACCGAAATGGTTCCTTCGGATATGCACTTAACGTAAACACCAATGCCTCCGTAATCGCAACAAACAAAATACTAAAGGCAGGAGGTACGGCACACAAGAGCATGACCGAGTTCAAAGCGGGCAAGAAAACCTTTCCGGCAGGATCCTACATTGTTTCTGGAGATAAGGAATTGATGGAATCACTAGCAGATGAATTCGGATTGGAATTCACTGGACTGTCCGCAAAACCAGAAGTACAACTCAAAAAAATCCATTTGCCCAAAGTAGGTTTGTACAAGTCTTGGGTGGCCAATATGGATGAAGGTTGGACACGCTTTATCATGGACGAATATGAGTTTGATATGGATACCTTGCACGATGCCGACATAAAAACCAAGGATTTATCGCAGTATGATGCCATTATTATCCCATCGCAAAGAGCAAGCTCCATTTTGCACGGACACAATACAATGAGCATGCCCGAGAAATTCACGGGAGGAATTGGGCTTAAAGGAACATTGGCGTTGAGCAACTATGTTGAGGAAGGCGGAACCTTGATTGCTTTTGATGCCGCCAGTGATTTTGTGATAGAACAATTTGGTTTGCCATTGCGCGATGCCGTAAAAGGCGCCGACAACAACGATTTCTTTATTCCCGGCTCCTTGATCAAGGCCGGAGTGGATACTTCTCATCCGTTGGCCTTCGGTATGAAGGACACCGTTGCCGTTTCCTTTAACAGGAGCAGGGCCTTTACCATAAACAAACAGAGAAAAACGGGCGAAGGCGGAAAAGAGGACATTAAAGATGCCCCTGCCCCCGAAGTCGAAGTTATTGTTAACTATGCTGCAAAAGATCTGTTGATGAGCGGCTGGGCCATGGGCGAAGATCGCTATATAGCAAAAAAGCCGGCAATGGTAAAAGCCAAGTACGGAAAAGGTGCGGCCATCTTGTTTGCCTTCCGTCCGCAATTTAGGGCACAGCCACGCGGCACTTACAAATTGATTTTTAATGCGATTTATGAAGGTGCTTCAGAGTAG
- a CDS encoding aspartate-semialdehyde dehydrogenase: protein MKVAVVGATGMVGEVMLKVLEERNFPISELLLVASERSVGKKLTYKNEEHTVIGLADAVAARPDIAIFSAGGDTSLEWAPKFAEVGTTVIDNSSAWRMDPTKKLVVPEINASELTADDKIIANPNCSTIQMVLALDPLHKKYQMKRVVVSTYQSVSGTGVKAVEQMENEAAGIEGEMAYPYPINRNALPHCDVFLENGYTKEEMKLAREPQKILDDRTFSVTATAVRIPTAGGHSESVNVEFHNDFDLAEVRKLLSKTPGIVVQDNPETNTYPMPVFANGKDDVFVGRIRRDETQPNTLNMWIVADNLRKGAATNAVQIAEYLVKNNLVSNTSELIS from the coding sequence ATGAAAGTAGCAGTTGTTGGAGCCACCGGAATGGTAGGCGAAGTGATGTTGAAAGTATTGGAAGAGCGTAACTTCCCAATTTCAGAATTGTTGTTGGTTGCCTCGGAGCGTTCCGTTGGCAAAAAATTGACTTACAAAAACGAGGAGCATACCGTAATCGGCTTGGCAGATGCGGTAGCCGCTCGACCCGATATTGCCATTTTTTCGGCCGGTGGAGACACTTCGCTCGAATGGGCGCCCAAATTTGCAGAAGTCGGAACTACGGTTATCGATAACTCCTCAGCTTGGCGTATGGACCCCACCAAAAAATTGGTGGTACCAGAAATCAATGCCAGTGAATTGACCGCAGACGACAAAATCATAGCAAATCCCAACTGTTCCACCATTCAAATGGTGCTGGCTTTAGACCCTTTGCACAAAAAATACCAGATGAAACGTGTCGTAGTTTCCACCTATCAATCCGTTTCGGGAACAGGGGTCAAAGCTGTGGAACAAATGGAAAACGAAGCCGCGGGCATCGAAGGGGAAATGGCCTATCCCTACCCCATCAACCGAAACGCCTTGCCCCATTGCGACGTTTTCTTGGAAAACGGGTATACCAAAGAAGAGATGAAACTGGCTCGAGAGCCTCAAAAAATATTGGACGACCGCACCTTTTCCGTTACCGCGACTGCTGTACGTATTCCAACCGCTGGCGGGCACTCCGAATCCGTAAATGTAGAGTTTCACAACGACTTTGATTTGGCCGAAGTTCGAAAGCTCCTCAGTAAAACCCCCGGTATCGTAGTGCAGGACAATCCAGAAACAAACACTTACCCCATGCCTGTTTTTGCCAACGGGAAGGACGATGTTTTTGTTGGTAGAATTAGAAGGGACGAGACACAACCCAACACATTGAACATGTGGATCGTGGCGGACAACCTAAGAAAAGGGGCTGCAACCAATGCAGTGCAGATTGCGGAGTATTTGGTAAAGAACAATCTGGTTTCGAATACATCTGAACTAATTTCATAA
- a CDS encoding sodium:solute symporter family protein: protein MKLELLDYIIIFGFFALVLFIGIYVSKTSGKNTAEYFLSGRSMPWWLLGFSMVATTFSTDTPNLVTDFVRTDGVSGNWGWWAFLLTGLLTVFVYAKLWRKSNVATDMEFYDLRYGGKPAHFLRGFRSLYLGVVFNVMAMSAVTLAAIKIGQVMLGLEPVETVLIGGTVTVVFSAIGGFRGVVYTDFILFFVAMGGAIGAAVYLVNMPEVGGLDNILANTQVQEKMSILPDFSDTDALISLLIIPLAVQWWSAWYPGGEPGGGGYIAQRMLAAKNENHAIGATFFFNILHYALRPWPWILVALASIVVFPDLESIRQAFPDVPENILKNDLAYSAMLTMLPTGLLGLVLASLGAAYMSTISTHLNWGSSYIVNDFYKQQVNKKASEKELVNVGRISTVVLMVLSSLFALELSNATQLFDIIIMFGAGTGLIFLLRWFWWRINAWSEIVAMFSSGIISIVFWQYEDVLFLSDGAPFPTWSKFPLVVLITTILWLATTFLTKPEENKVLYRFYKTTKPGGPGWKKLHEEAKAEGISLDDENVKWSVPSGVLAMIVGCILVYGCLFATGNWIYGNYPLAMGLSILVLVATFILLRIWRGMKNVF, encoded by the coding sequence ATGAAACTAGAACTTTTAGATTACATCATCATTTTTGGGTTTTTTGCCCTTGTTCTCTTTATTGGAATATACGTATCCAAAACATCTGGCAAAAACACGGCTGAGTACTTTTTATCGGGGCGCAGCATGCCTTGGTGGCTTTTAGGGTTCTCGATGGTGGCTACCACTTTCTCTACCGACACCCCCAACCTGGTAACGGATTTTGTACGGACGGACGGTGTATCCGGAAACTGGGGCTGGTGGGCCTTTTTACTTACCGGCCTGCTCACGGTTTTTGTATATGCCAAACTATGGAGAAAATCCAATGTCGCTACCGATATGGAGTTTTATGACCTTAGATATGGAGGAAAACCTGCTCATTTCTTAAGAGGGTTCCGGTCTTTATATCTTGGTGTGGTCTTTAATGTAATGGCCATGTCGGCCGTAACCTTGGCCGCTATCAAAATTGGGCAGGTAATGCTCGGTCTGGAACCTGTTGAAACCGTTCTTATCGGTGGCACCGTAACTGTGGTCTTTAGTGCCATTGGAGGGTTTAGAGGTGTGGTCTACACAGATTTCATTCTGTTTTTTGTTGCTATGGGCGGTGCCATTGGAGCCGCGGTATATTTGGTGAATATGCCAGAAGTTGGTGGGCTGGACAATATTTTGGCCAATACACAGGTACAGGAAAAAATGTCGATACTTCCCGATTTTTCGGATACCGATGCTTTGATAAGTTTATTGATCATACCCCTAGCGGTCCAATGGTGGAGTGCTTGGTACCCCGGCGGTGAACCTGGCGGAGGCGGTTATATTGCACAACGTATGCTGGCCGCAAAAAATGAAAACCATGCCATTGGAGCAACCTTTTTCTTCAACATTTTGCATTATGCCCTTAGACCCTGGCCATGGATATTGGTAGCATTGGCGTCTATTGTTGTATTTCCGGATTTGGAAAGTATCCGGCAAGCCTTTCCCGATGTGCCGGAAAACATCCTCAAAAATGATCTGGCCTACTCTGCCATGCTTACCATGCTGCCCACAGGACTATTGGGACTGGTATTGGCATCGTTGGGAGCGGCATATATGTCAACCATCTCCACCCACCTTAATTGGGGATCCTCTTATATTGTGAATGATTTTTACAAACAGCAGGTCAACAAAAAAGCTTCCGAAAAAGAGTTGGTTAATGTGGGACGGATTTCCACGGTCGTCCTGATGGTCCTGAGCAGTCTATTCGCTTTGGAACTTAGCAATGCGACCCAGCTATTCGATATAATCATTATGTTCGGGGCAGGTACTGGACTTATCTTTTTATTGAGATGGTTCTGGTGGCGAATAAATGCGTGGAGCGAAATAGTGGCAATGTTCTCATCCGGAATTATTTCAATAGTATTCTGGCAATATGAAGATGTCCTCTTTTTATCAGACGGGGCTCCTTTCCCCACATGGAGCAAATTTCCACTGGTTGTTCTTATTACCACTATTTTATGGTTAGCCACTACATTTTTGACCAAACCAGAAGAAAACAAAGTGCTCTACCGTTTCTACAAAACCACAAAACCTGGTGGCCCAGGATGGAAAAAGCTTCATGAAGAAGCTAAGGCCGAAGGCATTTCTTTGGATGATGAAAATGTGAAATGGAGCGTCCCATCCGGTGTTTTGGCCATGATCGTTGGTTGTATTTTGGTTTATGGTTGTCTTTTTGCTACCGGAAATTGGATCTACGGCAATTATCCTTTGGCCATGGGGCTCAGTATCTTGGTATTGGTAGCCACATTCATACTTTTGAGAATTTGGCGGGGAATGAAAAATGTATTCTAA
- a CDS encoding riboflavin synthase: MFTGIIETLGKVEKIEKDGGNLHITVRAEITSELKIDQSVSHNGVCLTVVSLDGDNYTVTAIEETLSKTNLGELKVGDEVNLERAMVLGARLDGHIVQGHVDQTAVCQSIDQKDGSWIYTFEYNPHVNNVTIEKGSITVDGVSLTVVNSQKNSFSVAIIPYTYEHTRFHAYKVGSTVNLEFDVVGKYVSRLLELRD; encoded by the coding sequence ATGTTCACAGGGATCATTGAGACTTTGGGTAAGGTTGAAAAGATAGAAAAAGATGGGGGAAATCTCCATATTACCGTTAGGGCCGAGATTACCTCGGAGTTGAAGATAGACCAAAGCGTTTCGCACAATGGGGTCTGCCTCACCGTAGTGTCCTTGGACGGGGATAATTATACCGTAACGGCAATCGAGGAAACCTTGAGCAAAACCAATTTGGGCGAGTTAAAAGTTGGCGATGAGGTAAATTTAGAGCGAGCTATGGTGTTGGGCGCCCGATTGGACGGTCATATTGTGCAGGGCCACGTAGATCAAACGGCCGTTTGCCAATCCATTGATCAAAAAGACGGAAGCTGGATCTACACTTTTGAGTACAATCCCCATGTAAACAATGTGACCATAGAAAAAGGATCCATTACCGTGGACGGTGTAAGTTTAACAGTGGTAAACTCACAGAAGAACAGCTTTAGTGTCGCAATTATACCCTACACTTACGAACACACCCGATTTCATGCCTACAAAGTAGGTTCTACCGTAAACTTGGAGTTTGATGTGGTCGGAAAGTATGTTTCGAGGTTATTGGAACTGCGAGACTAA
- a CDS encoding prolyl oligopeptidase family serine peptidase, which translates to MKNISLLAALVLFAACQETTKQREPITVTYPTTKKVDTVDNYFGTEVPDPYRWLEDDRSEETEAWVKQQNATTFGYLDKIPFRKDLKNRLEKLWNYEKVGSPFKEGDYTYYYKNNGLQNQYVVYRKKDDGKEEVFLDPNTFSEDGTTSLMGLSFTKDGSKAAYLISEGGSDWRKGIVINAESMEIVEDTLVDIKFSGISWKGNDGFFYSSYDKPEGSELSAKTDQHKLYYHKLGTPQSEDKIIFGGTDEEKHRYVGGYVSEDQKYLFISASVSTSGNKLFLMDLSQDNPELVTILDDTDSDTYVIENEGSKLYLVTNREAPNKKVVVVDASNPTPDNWKDLIPETENVLTAGTGGGYFFTEYMVDAISKVLQYDYDGKLIREVELPGVGSAGGFGGKKEDKEFYFSFTNYNTPGSTYKYNVETGEYEQYWKPQIDFDPDNYESKQVFYNSKDGTKVPMIITYKKGTELNGKNPTILYGYGGFNVSLTPSFSIVNAVWMEQGGVYAVPNLRGGGEYGKKWHDAGTKLQKQNVFDDFIAAAEYLIENKYTSKEYLAIRGGSNGGLLVGATMTQRPDLMQVALPAVGVMDMLRYHTFTAGAGWAYDYGTSEDNEEMFNYIKGYSPVHNVKEGTAYPATLVTTGDHDDRVVPAHSFKFAAELQEKQAGDQPTLIRIETNAGHGAGTPVSKTIEQYADIFGFTLFNMGFDELPNQAVLKEFKD; encoded by the coding sequence ATGAAAAACATTAGTCTGTTGGCTGCTTTGGTTTTGTTTGCAGCCTGCCAAGAAACTACAAAACAAAGAGAACCTATTACCGTGACCTACCCCACTACCAAAAAAGTTGATACCGTAGATAATTACTTCGGTACAGAAGTTCCCGACCCATATCGTTGGTTGGAGGATGATCGCAGCGAAGAAACCGAAGCATGGGTAAAACAGCAAAATGCCACGACTTTTGGTTATTTGGATAAAATTCCATTCCGCAAGGATCTTAAAAACCGACTGGAAAAACTTTGGAACTACGAAAAAGTAGGCTCCCCATTCAAAGAAGGAGATTATACCTATTACTACAAAAACAACGGTCTACAGAACCAATATGTGGTTTACCGTAAAAAAGACGATGGTAAAGAAGAGGTCTTTTTGGACCCTAACACTTTTTCCGAGGATGGTACTACATCTTTAATGGGCCTAAGTTTTACCAAAGACGGTTCCAAAGCCGCCTACCTTATTTCCGAAGGAGGGAGCGATTGGCGCAAGGGCATTGTGATCAATGCCGAATCCATGGAAATAGTTGAGGATACCTTGGTGGATATCAAGTTCAGTGGAATTTCGTGGAAAGGAAACGATGGTTTCTTTTACTCCAGCTACGACAAGCCCGAAGGAAGCGAGCTTTCAGCAAAAACGGACCAACACAAATTGTATTACCACAAATTGGGAACACCACAATCTGAAGATAAGATCATATTTGGTGGAACTGATGAGGAAAAACACCGTTACGTAGGCGGTTATGTTTCGGAAGATCAGAAGTATTTGTTCATTTCCGCTTCGGTATCAACATCGGGCAATAAATTGTTTCTGATGGACCTCTCCCAAGATAATCCTGAACTAGTGACTATTTTGGACGACACTGATTCCGATACTTATGTTATCGAAAACGAAGGGTCAAAACTCTATTTGGTAACCAACCGTGAGGCTCCCAACAAAAAGGTGGTCGTTGTAGATGCATCCAACCCTACTCCCGATAATTGGAAAGACCTTATCCCAGAAACAGAAAATGTTTTGACCGCAGGAACCGGAGGAGGATATTTCTTTACCGAATACATGGTAGACGCCATTTCCAAAGTACTCCAATACGATTATGACGGAAAATTAATCCGAGAAGTTGAGCTGCCAGGCGTAGGAAGCGCAGGTGGGTTTGGCGGCAAAAAGGAGGACAAGGAATTTTATTTCTCCTTTACCAATTACAATACACCTGGATCCACTTACAAATACAATGTGGAAACTGGGGAGTACGAGCAATATTGGAAGCCTCAGATTGATTTTGATCCGGACAACTACGAATCAAAACAAGTTTTCTACAACTCCAAGGACGGCACTAAAGTGCCTATGATCATTACCTATAAAAAAGGAACGGAACTTAACGGAAAAAACCCGACCATCCTATACGGCTATGGCGGTTTTAATGTGAGCCTTACACCCTCTTTCAGCATAGTAAATGCTGTTTGGATGGAGCAAGGCGGCGTGTATGCCGTTCCCAACCTAAGAGGAGGTGGGGAGTACGGCAAAAAATGGCACGATGCGGGCACCAAGCTTCAAAAACAGAATGTGTTCGATGACTTCATCGCCGCTGCCGAATATTTGATCGAAAACAAATACACCTCAAAAGAATATTTGGCCATCCGTGGAGGATCTAATGGTGGTCTTTTGGTGGGTGCAACCATGACCCAGCGACCCGATCTAATGCAAGTGGCTTTGCCTGCCGTAGGTGTAATGGACATGTTACGCTATCACACGTTTACTGCTGGTGCAGGATGGGCCTACGATTATGGAACTTCCGAGGATAACGAAGAAATGTTCAACTACATTAAAGGATATTCTCCCGTGCACAACGTAAAAGAAGGTACTGCCTACCCAGCTACTTTGGTCACTACAGGAGATCACGATGATCGCGTGGTTCCAGCGCACAGTTTTAAATTTGCTGCCGAATTACAGGAAAAACAAGCCGGAGACCAACCTACTTTGATCCGAATCGAGACCAATGCAGGACATGGAGCGGGCACCCCGGTAAGCAAGACCATTGAACAGTATGCCGACATCTTCGGGTTTACGCTGTTCAATATGGGATTTGATGAATTGCCCAACCAAGCAGTGCTCAAAGAGTTTAAAGATTGA
- a CDS encoding sulfate/molybdate ABC transporter ATP-binding protein, whose translation MLKVQINSFGYKNRAILKDIAFDVAPGEHVALMGESGSGKSTLLKIIYGLLHVEEGSVFWGEKEALGPNFNLVPGEPYMKYLAQDFDLMPFISVEENIGQFLSVFERETHEERINELLELIEMMPYAKTKVKFLSGGQQQRVALARVLAQEPEVLLLDEPFGHIDNFKRSSLRRNLFLYLKKQGITVLTASHDPSDVLPFAERTLILENGTIIANENTKDLYNNPPNYYTASLFGQVNQVPMKLLKSYSEIDKSVLVYPHEFKFSDSSGLQVEVRQSFFSGGHYLNEGTAIDGTIIFFNSEKKQEEGTTIFLNVSLKTINKRLQVGQKTNS comes from the coding sequence ATGCTAAAAGTTCAAATAAATTCTTTCGGTTATAAAAACCGGGCCATTTTAAAGGATATTGCTTTTGACGTTGCTCCAGGGGAGCATGTGGCCTTAATGGGCGAAAGCGGCTCTGGAAAAAGCACCTTGCTGAAAATCATCTACGGGCTGCTCCATGTAGAAGAAGGCTCTGTTTTTTGGGGCGAAAAAGAAGCTCTTGGACCCAATTTTAATCTGGTTCCCGGAGAGCCATACATGAAATATTTGGCCCAAGATTTTGATTTGATGCCATTCATCTCCGTAGAAGAAAATATAGGTCAGTTCCTTTCTGTTTTTGAGCGGGAAACACACGAGGAAAGAATCAACGAATTGTTGGAGCTTATCGAAATGATGCCATATGCCAAGACCAAAGTAAAATTTCTCAGTGGAGGCCAACAGCAGCGTGTGGCACTTGCCCGGGTATTGGCGCAAGAACCAGAAGTCTTGCTTTTGGACGAACCTTTTGGCCATATCGATAACTTTAAGCGCAGTTCCCTTAGGAGAAATCTTTTTTTATACCTAAAAAAACAAGGCATTACCGTACTTACGGCAAGCCACGACCCCAGTGATGTACTTCCCTTCGCTGAGCGCACCCTTATCTTGGAAAACGGTACAATAATCGCCAATGAAAACACCAAAGACCTGTACAACAATCCACCCAATTATTACACAGCCTCTTTGTTCGGACAAGTGAACCAAGTGCCCATGAAGTTATTGAAATCTTATTCCGAAATCGATAAATCGGTGTTGGTCTATCCACACGAATTCAAATTTTCCGATTCTTCGGGCCTACAAGTGGAGGTAAGACAAAGTTTTTTTAGTGGCGGCCATTACCTGAATGAAGGAACAGCTATAGATGGAACCATCATTTTCTTCAACTCCGAGAAAAAACAGGAGGAAGGAACAACCATTTTTCTTAATGTATCTTTGAAGACCATTAACAAAAGGCTTCAGGTTGGACAAAAAACAAATTCATAG